One genomic window of Kosmotoga olearia TBF 19.5.1 includes the following:
- a CDS encoding ISNCY family transposase, whose product MKNVVEDYSKRYRKARKKEKSEILEEFTRVTKYNRSYASFLLRGASKKRKTTSPSQKKGRKKKYDHKVFVKLVKIWEIMDFPCGKRLEAVMDEVIDNLVRNGHLTLTEETKRKLLNISASTIDRLLSSERKKMELKGRSHTKPGTLLKKHIRIKTHYEWDDTRPGFVEIDLVGHDGGSVSGDFCYSLNMVDVASGWSVVAPIRNKAQIWTLKAIIQLRKTLPFTLLGIHSDNGSEFINRHIYRYCEDEGLLFTRTRSYNKNDNCHVEQKNWSVVRRAVGYYRYDTEEEFQILKELYASLNLYNNHFQPNQKIIEKIRKGNKVSKKYDRPTTPYERIMQSPWVDQNTKDRLRKQHEALDIYKLKSIITHFQEQLVNIQIDKSKGGILNYVPLNFK is encoded by the coding sequence ATGAAAAATGTGGTGGAAGATTATTCAAAAAGGTACAGGAAAGCTCGCAAAAAGGAAAAATCCGAAATTCTAGAAGAGTTCACCCGAGTTACCAAATATAATCGTAGTTATGCATCGTTTTTACTACGAGGAGCTTCAAAAAAGCGAAAGACAACCTCACCCAGCCAGAAAAAGGGTCGAAAGAAAAAATATGATCACAAAGTCTTCGTGAAACTCGTGAAGATATGGGAGATAATGGATTTTCCATGTGGTAAAAGGCTCGAAGCAGTGATGGACGAAGTAATAGATAATCTTGTTCGTAATGGGCATCTAACATTGACTGAAGAAACAAAGAGGAAGCTTCTTAATATAAGTGCTTCCACTATCGATAGATTGTTATCCAGCGAGAGGAAAAAGATGGAACTCAAAGGACGATCTCATACAAAACCCGGAACACTTCTGAAAAAGCACATACGAATAAAAACACATTACGAGTGGGACGATACAAGACCAGGCTTTGTTGAGATTGACCTCGTTGGGCATGATGGCGGGAGTGTAAGTGGTGATTTTTGCTACAGCCTCAACATGGTAGATGTAGCAAGTGGTTGGAGTGTAGTGGCACCAATAAGAAACAAAGCGCAAATTTGGACATTAAAAGCTATAATTCAGTTGAGGAAAACGCTTCCCTTCACTTTATTAGGTATTCACTCAGATAACGGATCAGAATTTATTAATAGACACATATACCGTTATTGTGAAGATGAAGGGCTTCTATTCACCAGAACCCGGAGTTACAACAAGAATGATAATTGTCATGTCGAACAAAAGAACTGGTCTGTTGTAAGAAGAGCCGTTGGATATTACAGATACGACACAGAGGAAGAATTCCAAATACTAAAGGAGTTGTATGCGTCTCTGAATCTGTACAATAATCATTTTCAGCCAAATCAGAAAATCATTGAGAAAATTAGAAAAGGAAACAAGGTAAGCAAGAAATACGACCGCCCTACTACACCATACGAAAGGATCATGCAATCACCCTGGGTTGACCAAAATACAAAAGACAGGCTTCGCAAACAACACGAAGCCCTAGACATTTACAAACTCAAGAGTATAATAACTCATTTCCAAGAACAATTAGTGAACATCCAGATTGATAAATCGAAAGGAGGGATCCTCAACTATGTCCCTCTCAATTTCAAGTAG
- the istB gene encoding IS21-like element ISKol10 family helper ATPase IstB gives MSYENVHSLLKELKLEGISRVLDSSLQNWSKGDKDVLELIEELLIAQKKENENKKYITALRYSGLPFHKTLEEFDFSFQPSIDRKQIMELKTLRFMYEKENVVFLGPPGVGKTHLAVGLGMEALREGKKIYFVNAITLVDRLKKAFIERHLEKTIRFYKSLDLLIIDELGYLPLDTEGAKLFFELVSQKYEQGSIILTSNRSFTEWDKIFEDEVLATAVLDRLLHHCTIVNIRGKSYRLKEKQKTGLVGIQTTIDRSDKLRKSDR, from the coding sequence ATGAGCTACGAAAACGTACACAGCCTGTTGAAAGAACTGAAACTGGAAGGAATCTCCAGGGTACTGGATTCTTCTCTTCAAAACTGGAGTAAAGGGGATAAAGACGTTCTCGAATTGATTGAAGAACTACTAATAGCCCAGAAGAAAGAAAACGAGAACAAGAAATACATAACGGCTCTCAGATACAGCGGATTACCTTTCCACAAAACCCTGGAAGAATTCGATTTCAGTTTCCAACCCAGTATAGACAGAAAACAGATAATGGAATTGAAGACCCTGAGATTCATGTACGAAAAAGAGAACGTGGTATTCCTTGGACCTCCTGGAGTAGGGAAAACACACCTGGCGGTAGGTCTTGGAATGGAAGCCCTAAGGGAAGGAAAGAAAATATACTTTGTTAACGCAATAACATTGGTGGATCGATTAAAGAAAGCTTTTATTGAAAGACATCTGGAAAAAACCATTAGATTCTACAAATCCCTTGACCTCCTAATAATAGACGAACTGGGATACCTGCCACTGGATACAGAAGGAGCGAAGCTATTCTTTGAACTAGTAAGCCAGAAATACGAACAAGGAAGCATAATCCTGACATCCAACAGAAGCTTTACCGAATGGGACAAGATATTCGAAGACGAAGTATTAGCAACAGCGGTATTAGATAGACTCTTACATCATTGTACAATTGTCAACATTCGTGGAAAAAGCTACAGACTGAAAGAAAAACAGAAAACGGGGCTTGTTGGTATACAGACGACGATTGATAGAAGTGACAAACTACGCAAATCTGATCGATGA
- the istA gene encoding IS21 family transposase: protein MLTEKQVFEIRILYREGLSKLAIARRLGIAPNTVKKYLEKEWCQMAKRGSKLDPFKDYIEKRLQEYPELTATVLFKELVERGYTGKLTILRMYVSSIRPKGKPEIVVRFETEPGRQFQVDWGTGTTVIAGEKTTVKFFIMVLSYSRMLYAEIVPDEKLETLIQAHLHAFEYFGGYPSEGLYDNMKTVVKKLQKQKEYNARFMDFANFYGFKVITHRPYNPKAKGKVERLVPYVRENILYGQSYSSLTELKNVLRDWLAIANQRLHSELKETPLERFEREKNHLNKLSKSYPIRRLNTRLVRDKGQIVYKERAYHVGKKYTGERVNLQVEGSLLKIYDGDELITVHPLKDQVEKRSLREYQALVGDAV from the coding sequence ATGTTAACGGAAAAGCAGGTCTTTGAAATCAGAATATTGTACAGAGAGGGGTTAAGCAAGCTAGCAATAGCCAGGCGCCTTGGCATTGCTCCCAACACCGTAAAGAAATATCTTGAAAAGGAGTGGTGTCAAATGGCAAAAAGAGGTTCGAAACTGGATCCTTTCAAGGATTACATCGAGAAAAGGCTCCAGGAGTATCCCGAACTTACAGCGACAGTGTTGTTTAAGGAATTGGTGGAGAGAGGTTATACCGGTAAACTGACAATACTCCGGATGTATGTGTCCTCAATAAGACCCAAGGGGAAACCTGAAATTGTTGTCAGATTCGAAACAGAACCTGGTAGACAATTTCAGGTTGATTGGGGAACGGGTACAACGGTTATTGCAGGCGAAAAGACGACCGTTAAGTTCTTCATTATGGTGTTGAGCTATTCACGGATGCTGTACGCGGAGATAGTACCAGATGAAAAGCTTGAGACCTTGATCCAAGCTCATCTGCATGCCTTTGAGTACTTTGGTGGTTATCCCTCAGAAGGTCTGTACGACAACATGAAAACCGTTGTAAAGAAGCTTCAGAAACAGAAGGAATACAACGCCAGATTCATGGATTTTGCAAACTTCTACGGCTTTAAAGTGATTACTCACAGGCCATATAATCCAAAAGCCAAAGGAAAGGTCGAGAGGTTGGTTCCTTACGTAAGGGAGAATATTCTTTACGGCCAGAGTTATTCGAGCCTAACGGAATTGAAGAACGTATTAAGAGATTGGTTAGCAATAGCAAACCAGCGACTCCATTCCGAATTAAAAGAAACCCCTCTCGAAAGATTCGAGAGGGAAAAGAATCACCTAAACAAACTAAGTAAATCGTATCCGATTCGCAGATTAAATACAAGACTCGTAAGAGACAAAGGCCAGATAGTCTACAAAGAAAGGGCATACCATGTTGGTAAAAAATACACAGGGGAAAGAGTCAATCTCCAGGTGGAAGGTTCACTACTGAAGATATACGATGGCGATGAACTCATTACAGTACATCCCTTGAAAGACCAGGTAGAAAAAAGGTCTTTGAGAGAATACCAGGCTCTTGTGGGTGATGCGGTATGA
- a CDS encoding reverse transcriptase domain-containing protein, producing MSTLILEPIFEADFQEGSFGFRPKRKAHDAIHAVARAITENKTTVIDLDLSEFFDNVRHHILFEKVAKRVNDPKVMHLLKLICKTAGKKGIPQGGVISPLLANIYLNDVDKMLEKAKTVTGDKIAYARYADDLVVLVNPTNNSLTEKVHKRLLEEFDKLQV from the coding sequence ATGTCGACACTCATCCTCGAACCAATCTTCGAAGCAGACTTCCAGGAAGGTTCCTTTGGATTCAGACCGAAAAGAAAAGCACATGATGCCATACACGCGGTGGCAAGGGCGATAACTGAAAACAAAACAACGGTAATAGATTTAGACCTCAGTGAGTTCTTCGACAACGTGAGACACCATATACTTTTCGAAAAAGTAGCGAAGAGGGTCAACGATCCAAAGGTCATGCATTTATTGAAGCTCATCTGCAAAACGGCGGGAAAGAAAGGAATCCCTCAAGGCGGGGTAATCTCGCCACTGCTGGCCAACATATACCTCAACGATGTGGATAAAATGCTGGAAAAAGCCAAAACAGTAACAGGAGACAAAATAGCATACGCCAGATATGCAGATGACCTGGTTGTCTTAGTCAATCCAACTAACAATAGTCTGACAGAAAAGGTTCACAAAAGACTGCTGGAAGAATTCGACAAATTGCAGGTCTAA
- a CDS encoding group II intron maturase-specific domain-containing protein, with protein sequence MLTKLKHEFRKNRSQSVEKVVEKVNPILRGWLNYFRIGHSSKCFGYVRQRVEMKLRRHMMRSRGREGFGWKRWSREEIQKITGIYNDYEIRYYIPKALPDR encoded by the coding sequence TTGCTGACAAAACTGAAGCACGAATTCCGAAAGAATCGGTCACAATCTGTCGAAAAGGTGGTTGAAAAAGTAAATCCAATACTCAGAGGATGGTTGAACTACTTCCGGATAGGTCATTCCTCCAAATGCTTCGGATATGTAAGACAGAGAGTGGAAATGAAACTCAGAAGGCATATGATGAGGTCCCGAGGCAGGGAAGGATTCGGCTGGAAAAGGTGGAGTAGGGAAGAGATACAGAAAATCACCGGAATATACAACGACTACGAAATACGATATTACATCCCGAAAGCACTTCCAGACCGATAG
- a CDS encoding HAMP domain-containing sensor histidine kinase, with protein sequence MTLKAKISLLYLIAYGSSLLFLAAFLYAIVYDLKYREVDNRLLAFYGNIVRAYTIGNAPRTGLLNLPGSEDLGFEIYKNDRLIASFRIKGGLFKNVEAPGTGFGNYGNYRYYISEESVNGAQYKFVVAHNLAPIRNFLKNLLIALIAGSLFVVILITLIGIFITRKLLNPIGEIGKQLEEISHTEIDGRRVNVKITGSEIARLQSEVNKSLKRLELLIKDAKALSAKIAHELRTPLSVLKSTLQLALARNDSVDSMKRSLKESLRELDNLIQTSNDLLLISNIEKGIVNRFKPFDLSQTVLDVIENQMVLNPDKQFHINVPPAVTFNGVETLLARAVANLIENAVKYSREGTIEIKLKCDDKSIIIEIINPGEEIPPQELERIFENFYRRKNVDKIEGYGLGLSVARAVAKLHGGDVIYNYKNGLNCFAIYLPRIS encoded by the coding sequence GTGACTTTAAAAGCAAAGATCTCTCTGCTGTACCTTATTGCGTACGGTTCATCTTTGCTTTTTTTAGCCGCCTTTCTCTACGCTATCGTATACGATCTGAAATATCGAGAAGTCGACAATAGATTGCTGGCTTTTTATGGAAATATCGTTAGAGCATATACAATAGGAAATGCACCCCGTACAGGGCTGTTAAATCTACCGGGTAGTGAAGACCTGGGATTTGAAATCTACAAGAACGATAGGCTAATTGCTTCTTTTCGCATTAAAGGTGGTTTATTCAAAAACGTGGAAGCCCCAGGTACTGGATTCGGTAATTACGGAAATTATCGCTACTATATCTCAGAAGAATCGGTCAACGGTGCTCAATACAAGTTCGTGGTTGCTCACAACCTGGCACCCATTAGGAATTTCCTCAAGAATCTCCTGATTGCGTTGATTGCAGGTTCCCTTTTTGTCGTGATATTGATAACACTTATAGGAATATTCATAACCAGAAAGCTACTCAATCCGATTGGAGAAATCGGAAAACAGCTTGAAGAGATCAGCCACACAGAAATAGACGGGAGAAGGGTGAATGTAAAAATCACCGGTTCAGAAATTGCGAGGCTTCAAAGCGAGGTTAACAAATCACTTAAAAGGCTTGAACTACTCATCAAAGACGCCAAAGCTTTGTCCGCTAAAATCGCACACGAATTGAGAACCCCTCTTTCAGTTCTAAAATCAACTCTCCAATTAGCCTTAGCCCGCAATGATTCAGTTGACTCCATGAAACGCTCACTCAAAGAAAGCCTCCGCGAATTAGATAACCTTATTCAAACCTCAAACGATCTATTACTAATCTCCAACATCGAAAAAGGGATCGTAAATAGGTTTAAACCTTTCGACCTTTCGCAGACAGTTCTGGATGTGATAGAAAATCAAATGGTCCTTAATCCCGATAAACAATTCCACATAAACGTTCCACCAGCTGTAACGTTCAACGGGGTAGAAACTCTGCTCGCACGTGCCGTTGCCAATCTCATAGAAAATGCCGTCAAATACTCCAGGGAAGGCACAATTGAAATAAAACTCAAATGCGATGACAAATCTATCATTATTGAAATTATTAATCCCGGTGAAGAGATTCCTCCTCAAGAGCTTGAAAGAATCTTCGAGAACTTCTACAGGAGAAAGAACGTGGATAAAATAGAAGGTTACGGGCTTGGCCTGTCGGTTGCCCGGGCTGTTGCAAAATTACACGGTGGCGATGTAATTTACAACTACAAAAATGGTCTAAACTGTTTTGCGATCTACCTTCCGAGAATCAGTTAA
- a CDS encoding response regulator transcription factor: MKILVVEDNKKLAENIKKYLELEGFIVDLAYDGNEGLDLALSYNYDCIILDIILPGMSGIEICRFLRDEEKSQVPILMLTALGSVENRVEGLNVGADDYMPKPFDLRELVARVRALIRRNQVVRQETLKYGDLVMNLQTREVSCKGEPLNLSSKEFSLLELFMRNPGVVFSREQILDKLWESGFEPRSNIVDVYVLYLRKKLKPFGYDEKIETVHNIGYRLKKEDDKT, translated from the coding sequence GTGAAAATACTGGTTGTTGAGGACAACAAAAAACTTGCAGAAAATATAAAAAAATATCTTGAACTCGAAGGTTTCATCGTTGACCTGGCATATGACGGAAACGAAGGTCTGGATCTCGCGCTTTCCTATAACTACGACTGTATAATACTGGACATAATCTTGCCCGGTATGTCAGGCATTGAAATTTGTCGTTTTTTGAGAGATGAAGAAAAGAGCCAGGTACCGATACTGATGCTCACGGCACTGGGCAGTGTGGAAAATCGGGTGGAAGGACTTAATGTCGGTGCTGATGATTACATGCCAAAACCCTTTGACCTTAGAGAACTTGTGGCAAGAGTCCGTGCACTCATCAGGAGAAATCAGGTTGTTCGTCAGGAAACTCTCAAATACGGCGACCTTGTAATGAACCTGCAAACCAGGGAAGTCAGCTGTAAAGGGGAACCTCTGAATCTCAGCAGTAAAGAATTTTCACTCCTTGAGCTTTTCATGCGTAATCCTGGTGTCGTATTTAGCAGAGAACAAATTCTTGATAAGTTATGGGAAAGCGGGTTCGAACCGCGCAGTAATATCGTTGACGTTTATGTGCTCTACCTGAGAAAAAAGCTCAAACCTTTTGGTTACGACGAAAAAATAGAGACAGTTCATAACATCGGGTATAGACTCAAGAAAGAAGATGATAAAACGTGA
- a CDS encoding DUF4382 domain-containing protein — MKKITVLLLVAITTLFAITGCVNWINDFEDEEEVGTLQVFLTDAVVPINDIERLEVQIDEIVLIGSDASPTELVISDESTVVNLLDLVGEDIDLGTVEGTGTYDQLRFYVGDVATITVLGVEYPIEVVAGKLICPLEGLDISETDVLLLDFDLSRSLIVQGRWDPENVDNVHMTPVIHSRHGDDLYDVTGIITTPSATPFLVTLNPVDDTEEATALLSMPGEDEDENEVLATFTHKECTKWEEGEFKFKKVEDGKYMLYVYDYSVYSQEDFDVAASTTEAIFVYPEIIEVNGEDIDLGEINAE, encoded by the coding sequence ATGAAAAAGATCACTGTATTACTGCTTGTTGCTATTACTACGTTGTTTGCAATCACAGGTTGTGTTAATTGGATCAATGATTTTGAAGACGAGGAAGAGGTTGGGACTTTGCAGGTCTTCCTGACTGATGCTGTCGTACCGATCAATGACATCGAGAGACTTGAAGTCCAGATAGACGAGATAGTCTTGATTGGTTCAGATGCAAGTCCTACAGAACTTGTAATAAGCGACGAATCCACCGTTGTTAATCTCCTTGATCTCGTCGGAGAAGACATTGATCTTGGAACCGTTGAAGGAACCGGCACCTATGACCAGCTACGTTTCTATGTAGGCGACGTTGCAACTATCACCGTTTTGGGCGTGGAATACCCAATAGAAGTCGTAGCAGGTAAGTTAATATGCCCATTAGAAGGACTTGATATCTCAGAAACCGACGTTCTTCTACTTGATTTCGATCTCTCCAGATCTCTGATAGTTCAGGGACGCTGGGATCCAGAAAATGTCGACAATGTTCATATGACACCTGTTATCCACTCAAGACACGGTGATGACCTCTACGATGTCACTGGTATAATCACTACCCCCTCTGCCACACCATTCCTCGTAACACTAAACCCTGTTGATGATACGGAAGAAGCAACTGCTTTGTTGTCGATGCCAGGTGAAGATGAAGATGAAAACGAAGTCCTCGCAACATTCACTCACAAAGAGTGCACTAAGTGGGAAGAAGGCGAATTCAAGTTCAAGAAAGTAGAAGACGGAAAATACATGCTCTACGTATACGATTACTCCGTGTACTCTCAGGAAGACTTTGATGTTGCTGCAAGCACAACTGAAGCCATCTTTGTGTATCCGGAGATTATCGAAGTTAATGGCGAAGATATCGATCTCGGAGAAATTAACGCGGAATAA
- the arcC gene encoding carbamate kinase, which produces MKKAVVAIGGNALNKPGEKPSAEAMKKNLLGTVKHLADLIEDGYDLVITHGNGPQVGNLLVQQEIAKDTLPPFPIDVNDAMTQGSIGYLITQTLGNELKSRGTERQIACVLTQIIVDRNDPGFENPTKPVGPFYDEETAKKLQAEKGWIMKEDAGRGWRRVVPSPKPLDVVEIEAIKALTGNDFILVAGGGGGIPVVKKDDGTLEGVEAVIDKDRASALLARLLDADLFLILTAVDHAYINFGKPDQKALERISVNEAKKLMDEGHFAKGSMYPKIESAIDFVESTGKEAIITSLEKVKEAIQGKSGTHITK; this is translated from the coding sequence ATGAAAAAAGCAGTCGTAGCTATCGGCGGCAACGCACTGAACAAGCCCGGCGAAAAGCCAAGCGCAGAGGCAATGAAGAAAAATCTGCTTGGTACCGTCAAACATCTTGCAGATCTTATTGAAGACGGCTATGATCTGGTAATAACACACGGTAATGGCCCACAGGTTGGAAATCTCCTTGTCCAGCAGGAAATTGCCAAGGACACATTACCACCATTCCCGATCGACGTAAATGATGCTATGACTCAAGGATCAATAGGTTATCTGATAACCCAAACTCTCGGCAACGAACTGAAAAGCCGGGGAACAGAAAGACAAATAGCCTGTGTTCTAACCCAGATAATCGTTGATAGAAACGATCCGGGTTTTGAAAACCCCACAAAACCAGTAGGACCATTCTACGATGAAGAAACCGCGAAAAAACTTCAAGCAGAAAAAGGCTGGATAATGAAAGAGGATGCCGGACGTGGCTGGAGGAGAGTTGTCCCTTCCCCAAAACCTCTGGATGTAGTTGAGATTGAAGCAATCAAGGCTCTTACAGGAAATGATTTCATCCTCGTAGCCGGCGGTGGCGGTGGAATACCCGTTGTAAAGAAAGATGACGGAACACTTGAAGGTGTAGAAGCCGTCATCGATAAAGATCGCGCTTCCGCTTTACTGGCAAGACTCCTAGATGCTGATCTCTTCCTGATTCTCACAGCCGTAGACCACGCTTACATCAACTTCGGCAAACCTGATCAAAAAGCTCTCGAACGCATATCAGTCAACGAAGCCAAAAAATTGATGGATGAGGGTCACTTTGCAAAGGGCAGTATGTATCCAAAAATAGAATCCGCCATTGATTTCGTGGAATCCACCGGAAAAGAGGCGATCATCACCTCCCTGGAAAAAGTCAAAGAAGCAATTCAGGGAAAATCTGGAACACATATAACTAAGTAA
- the argF gene encoding ornithine carbamoyltransferase: MGVNLKGKSFLTLLDFKPDEIRYLLDIAREVKAEKRAGLTTQRFLGKTLAIIFEKRSTRTRTAFETAFGEEGGHPVFLSKDDIHLGVKEDLEDTARVLGRMFDAIAFRGFKQKTVEGLAKWSGIPVYNGLTDLYHPTQILADFMTIEEYFGSLRGRKLVFMGDARNNVANSLMIGSAKMGLHFVACGPKDLWPSEELVKKCREISESTNAVIEITDDPAEAVKNADAIYTDVWASMGEEDKLKERIALLRPYQVNQELMELTDRKDTIFLHCLPAVKGNEVTRDVIEGPQSRVFEEAENRKHTIKAVMIATLL, encoded by the coding sequence GTGGGAGTAAATCTTAAAGGAAAAAGCTTTCTCACTCTCTTGGATTTTAAACCGGATGAAATACGCTATCTCCTCGATATAGCCAGAGAAGTAAAAGCAGAAAAAAGAGCAGGTTTAACAACACAAAGATTTCTCGGGAAAACACTTGCCATAATCTTCGAGAAAAGATCAACAAGAACGCGAACTGCTTTCGAAACGGCTTTCGGTGAAGAAGGCGGGCACCCGGTGTTTCTATCAAAAGACGATATCCACCTCGGTGTCAAGGAAGATCTCGAAGACACCGCAAGGGTTCTCGGAAGAATGTTCGATGCAATAGCATTCAGAGGATTTAAACAGAAAACTGTTGAAGGCCTTGCAAAATGGTCTGGAATACCTGTTTACAACGGTCTCACAGATCTCTACCACCCCACCCAGATACTCGCCGACTTCATGACAATAGAGGAATATTTCGGAAGCCTCAGAGGAAGAAAACTTGTCTTTATGGGAGATGCCAGAAACAATGTGGCAAATTCCCTTATGATTGGTTCTGCTAAAATGGGACTGCATTTTGTTGCTTGTGGTCCAAAGGATCTCTGGCCTTCTGAGGAATTGGTAAAAAAATGCAGGGAGATTTCCGAAAGTACCAACGCTGTTATCGAAATAACCGACGATCCAGCTGAAGCGGTAAAGAACGCTGACGCTATCTATACAGATGTCTGGGCCTCAATGGGTGAAGAAGACAAACTTAAAGAAAGAATTGCTTTACTCAGACCTTATCAGGTAAACCAGGAATTGATGGAACTAACAGACAGAAAAGATACCATATTCCTCCATTGTTTGCCTGCTGTTAAAGGCAACGAGGTAACGAGAGATGTTATAGAAGGACCACAGTCAAGGGTATTCGAAGAAGCCGAAAACAGAAAGCATACTATTAAAGCTGTTATGATAGCAACTTTGTTGTAA